One genomic region from Streptomyces sp. NBC_00582 encodes:
- a CDS encoding ROK family glucokinase, whose product MGLTIGVDIGGTKIAAGVVDEEGNILSTFKVPTPTTPEAIVDAIASAVEGARAGHEIVGVGIGAAGYVNRQRSTVYFAPNIDWRQEPLKDDVEARVGLPVVVENDANAAAWGEYKFGAGKGHRNVICITLGTGLGGGIIIGNKLRRGHFGVAAEFGHIRMVPDGLLCGCGSQGCWEQYASGRALVRYAKQRANATPENAEILLGLGDGTPDGIEGKHISMAARQGDPVAVDSYRELARWAGAGLADLASLFDPSAFIVGGGLSDEGELVLDPIRKSYKRWLVGGNWRPVADVIAAQLGNKAGLVGAADLAREPDPIM is encoded by the coding sequence ATGGGACTCACCATCGGCGTCGACATCGGCGGCACGAAGATCGCGGCCGGCGTGGTCGACGAGGAAGGCAACATCCTCTCGACCTTCAAGGTGCCGACCCCCACCACGCCCGAGGCCATCGTGGACGCCATCGCCTCGGCCGTGGAGGGCGCCCGCGCGGGCCACGAGATCGTCGGTGTGGGCATCGGAGCCGCCGGTTACGTCAACCGGCAGCGCTCCACCGTCTACTTCGCGCCCAACATCGACTGGCGCCAGGAACCGCTCAAGGACGACGTCGAGGCCCGCGTGGGCCTCCCGGTCGTCGTCGAGAACGACGCCAACGCCGCCGCCTGGGGCGAGTACAAGTTCGGCGCGGGCAAGGGCCACCGCAACGTCATCTGCATCACGCTCGGCACCGGCCTCGGCGGCGGCATCATCATCGGCAACAAGCTGCGCCGCGGCCACTTCGGCGTCGCCGCCGAGTTCGGCCACATCCGGATGGTCCCGGACGGTCTGCTGTGCGGCTGCGGCTCGCAGGGCTGCTGGGAGCAGTACGCCTCCGGCCGCGCCCTCGTGCGGTACGCCAAGCAGCGCGCCAACGCCACCCCGGAGAACGCCGAGATCCTGCTCGGCCTCGGCGACGGAACCCCCGACGGCATCGAGGGCAAGCACATCTCCATGGCCGCCCGCCAGGGCGACCCGGTCGCCGTCGACTCCTACCGCGAGCTGGCCCGCTGGGCCGGCGCCGGCCTCGCCGACCTGGCCTCCCTCTTCGACCCCTCCGCCTTCATCGTCGGCGGCGGTCTCTCCGACGAGGGCGAACTGGTCCTCGACCCGATCCGCAAGTCCTACAAGCGCTGGCTTGTGGGCGGCAACTGGCGCCCGGTGGCCGACGTGATCGCGGCCCAGCTCGGCAACAAGGCGGGCCTGGTGGGAGCGGCGGACCTGGCGAGAGAGCCCGACCCCATCATGTGA
- a CDS encoding ArsA family ATPase — protein sequence MRTILIIGPGGSGRTTVAAATALDAARRGIRTLVLSADRTDSLGAALGVATGAEPVRVAPQLTAWRPDSAAGFRDDLAGFQDRASTVLDLLGAARLDPEEVTPLPGAEELTLLRALRDAALAEAHDLLVVDLPPTAQALALLALPEELRRYLRRLLPPERQAARALRPVLGRLAGVPMPAEWLYETTARWDVELAAVEAVLADRGTAVRLVAEPGPAGADAVRDARLGLALRALPVESLVANRVLPETAADDGPLGRLVTQQRKALGEWDGAARVVAHLGHDPRGADDLAALTVPPVNPAASPVEWPVVDRLAEDGVLVWHIPLPGAIRDELDLIRRGDELVLAAGPFRRIVPLPSALRRCTVDGAALRDGELRIRFAPDPGLWPQGR from the coding sequence ATGCGCACCATCCTGATCATCGGGCCCGGCGGTAGCGGGCGTACGACAGTTGCGGCCGCCACCGCGCTGGACGCCGCCCGCCGGGGCATCCGGACCCTCGTTCTCAGCGCCGATCGGACCGATTCCCTCGGGGCCGCTCTCGGGGTGGCGACCGGGGCCGAGCCCGTACGCGTCGCGCCGCAGCTCACCGCCTGGCGGCCCGACTCCGCTGCCGGGTTCCGGGACGATCTCGCCGGGTTCCAGGATCGTGCCTCCACCGTGCTCGACCTGCTCGGGGCCGCGCGGCTCGATCCCGAGGAGGTCACTCCGCTTCCCGGGGCCGAGGAGCTGACCCTGCTGAGGGCGCTGCGGGACGCCGCCCTCGCCGAGGCGCACGACCTGCTCGTCGTCGATCTGCCGCCCACCGCCCAGGCCCTCGCCCTGCTCGCGCTCCCCGAGGAGCTCCGGCGGTATCTGCGGCGGCTGCTTCCCCCGGAGCGCCAGGCCGCCCGGGCGCTGCGGCCCGTCCTCGGGCGGCTCGCCGGGGTGCCGATGCCCGCCGAGTGGCTGTACGAGACCACCGCCCGCTGGGACGTGGAGCTGGCCGCCGTGGAGGCGGTCCTCGCCGACCGCGGCACCGCCGTACGGCTCGTCGCCGAGCCCGGACCGGCCGGCGCCGACGCCGTCCGGGACGCCCGTCTCGGACTCGCCCTGCGCGCCCTGCCCGTGGAGTCGCTCGTCGCCAACCGGGTCCTGCCCGAGACGGCGGCCGACGACGGCCCGCTCGGCCGGCTCGTCACCCAGCAGCGCAAGGCCCTGGGGGAGTGGGACGGGGCCGCGCGGGTCGTGGCCCACCTGGGGCACGACCCCCGGGGCGCCGACGATCTCGCGGCGCTCACCGTGCCGCCCGTCAACCCGGCCGCCTCCCCGGTCGAGTGGCCCGTCGTCGACCGGCTCGCCGAGGACGGTGTGCTCGTCTGGCACATCCCGCTGCCCGGCGCCATACGCGACGAGCTGGACCTCATCCGACGCGGCGACGAACTCGTCCTCGCCGCCGGCCCCTTCCGCCGGATCGTCCCGCTGCCCTCGGCCCTGCGCCGCTGCACCGTCGACGGGGCCGCCCTGCGCGACGGCGAGCTGCGCATCCGGTTCGCGCCGGATCCCGGCCTGTGGCCGCAGGGACGGTGA
- a CDS encoding alpha/beta hydrolase: protein MPVLPGAEPYRHEGGEVGVLLCHGFTGSPQSLRPWARYLAGQGFTVSVPLLPGHGTRWEDMVLTDGPDWYAEVDRELRALRERCSRVFVAGLSMGGALALRLAAKHGAGVEGVIVVNPANKVHGLSAYALPVAHHFVRSAKGIASDIAKEGIVETGYERVPLRSAHALRVLLRQIDGELPQVTQPLLLLRSVQDHVVPAADSARVLSRVSSTDVTEILLEQSYHVATLDHDADRIFEESYAFIARIAPSVGKEGTAVGG, encoded by the coding sequence GTGCCGGTCCTTCCTGGAGCCGAGCCGTACCGCCATGAGGGCGGGGAGGTCGGGGTCCTCCTCTGCCACGGCTTCACCGGTTCCCCGCAGTCGCTGCGCCCCTGGGCCCGGTATCTGGCCGGTCAGGGCTTCACCGTCTCCGTCCCCCTGCTGCCGGGGCACGGCACGCGCTGGGAGGACATGGTCCTCACCGACGGCCCCGACTGGTACGCGGAGGTGGACCGCGAGCTGCGCGCCCTGCGCGAGCGGTGCTCCCGGGTGTTCGTGGCGGGGCTGTCCATGGGCGGCGCCCTGGCGCTGCGGCTGGCCGCGAAGCACGGCGCGGGCGTCGAGGGCGTGATCGTGGTCAATCCGGCGAACAAGGTGCACGGGCTGTCGGCGTACGCCCTGCCGGTGGCCCACCACTTCGTGCGGTCGGCGAAGGGCATCGCCAGCGACATCGCGAAGGAGGGGATCGTCGAGACGGGGTACGAACGGGTGCCGCTGCGGTCGGCGCACGCCCTGCGGGTGCTGCTGCGGCAGATCGACGGGGAGCTTCCGCAGGTCACACAGCCGCTGCTGCTGCTGCGCAGCGTCCAGGACCATGTCGTGCCGGCGGCCGACTCGGCCCGGGTGCTGAGCCGGGTGTCGTCCACGGACGTGACCGAGATCCTCCTGGAACAGAGCTACCACGTGGCAACGTTGGACCACGATGCGGACCGGATCTTCGAGGAGAGCTACGCGTTCATCGCCCGGATCGCGCCCAGTGTCGGCAAGGAAGGGACGGCCGTAGGTGGCTGA
- a CDS encoding metallophosphoesterase family protein: protein MASTPAGNRRTRIHVVSDVHGNARDLARAGEGADALICLGDLVLFLDYADHSRGIFPDLFGVENADLIVELRTARRFEEARELGRRLWGGIDGDRATVIEQAVRKQYAEMFPAFPTPTYATYGNVDMPQLWREFAGPGTTVLDGERVEIAGRVFGFVGGGLQTAMRTPYEISDEEYAAKIEAVGEVDVLCTHIPPEVPELVYDTVARRFERGSRALLDAIRRTRPRYSLFGHVHQPLARRMRIGATECVNVGHFAGSGKPWALEW, encoded by the coding sequence ATGGCATCCACACCCGCCGGTAACCGCAGAACGCGCATCCACGTCGTCAGTGACGTGCACGGCAACGCCCGTGACCTGGCCCGGGCCGGAGAGGGCGCGGACGCGTTGATCTGTCTGGGGGACCTCGTCCTCTTCCTGGACTACGCCGACCACTCCCGCGGCATCTTCCCCGACCTGTTCGGCGTGGAGAACGCCGATCTGATCGTCGAGCTGCGCACCGCCCGCCGCTTCGAGGAGGCCCGCGAACTCGGCCGCCGGCTGTGGGGCGGCATCGACGGCGACCGCGCCACCGTCATCGAGCAGGCCGTGCGCAAGCAGTACGCCGAGATGTTCCCGGCGTTCCCGACCCCGACGTACGCCACCTACGGCAACGTCGACATGCCCCAGCTCTGGCGCGAGTTCGCCGGCCCCGGCACCACCGTCCTCGACGGCGAGCGCGTCGAGATCGCCGGCCGGGTCTTCGGTTTCGTCGGCGGCGGGCTCCAGACGGCCATGCGGACGCCGTACGAGATCAGCGACGAGGAGTACGCCGCGAAGATCGAGGCCGTCGGCGAGGTCGACGTGCTGTGCACCCACATCCCGCCCGAGGTGCCGGAGCTCGTCTACGACACCGTCGCGCGCCGCTTCGAACGGGGCAGCCGCGCGCTGCTGGACGCGATCCGCCGGACCCGTCCCCGCTACTCCCTCTTCGGCCACGTCCACCAGCCGCTGGCCCGCCGGATGCGGATCGGCGCCACCGAGTGCGTCAACGTCGGGCACTTCGCGGGGAGCGGGAAGCCGTGGGCGTTGGAGTGGTGA
- a CDS encoding SRPBCC family protein: MAEHTSSSITIEAAPADVMAVIADFARYPDWTGEVKQAEVLKEDEQGRAEQVRLVMDAGAIKDDQVLGYTWTGEHEVSWTLVKSQMLRQLDGSYLLKAAGAGATEVTYQLTVDVKIPMLGMIKRKAEKVIIDRALAGLKKRVESGK; this comes from the coding sequence ATGGCGGAACACACCAGTTCGAGCATCACGATCGAGGCGGCACCGGCCGACGTCATGGCCGTGATCGCGGACTTCGCCCGCTACCCGGACTGGACCGGCGAGGTGAAGCAGGCGGAGGTCCTCAAGGAGGACGAGCAGGGCCGCGCCGAGCAGGTCCGGCTCGTCATGGACGCCGGCGCGATCAAGGACGACCAGGTCCTCGGATACACCTGGACCGGGGAGCACGAGGTGTCCTGGACGCTGGTGAAGTCCCAGATGCTGCGGCAGCTCGACGGGTCGTACCTGCTGAAGGCGGCGGGGGCGGGAGCCACGGAGGTCACGTATCAGCTGACCGTGGACGTCAAGATCCCGATGCTCGGGATGATCAAGCGCAAGGCCGAGAAGGTCATCATCGACCGGGCGCTGGCCGGGCTGAAGAAGCGGGTCGAGTCGGGCAAGTAG
- a CDS encoding DUF5304 family protein gives MSEERPTPDAARDEAADRESAAEEPRATDADAWATACAEDLAREKARRRADQGRPEGSAAEELRKLVETVADKLSGFQSPLFGAVAGGAAQQVVRQVVQQAKAAVEPVIERNPDVFDHLAAAGGELLAAYRSAVQHQEQRWTSREHDLKDDPRDDPHDDGEGTGPGQRIDLD, from the coding sequence ATGAGCGAAGAGCGCCCCACGCCCGACGCCGCCCGGGACGAGGCCGCCGACAGGGAATCCGCCGCCGAGGAGCCCCGCGCGACCGACGCCGACGCCTGGGCCACCGCCTGTGCCGAGGACCTGGCCCGTGAGAAGGCCCGCCGCCGGGCCGACCAGGGCCGGCCGGAGGGCTCGGCCGCCGAGGAACTGCGCAAGCTCGTCGAAACCGTCGCCGACAAGCTCTCCGGCTTCCAGTCTCCGCTGTTCGGCGCGGTCGCGGGCGGCGCCGCCCAGCAGGTCGTCCGCCAGGTCGTCCAGCAGGCCAAGGCCGCCGTCGAACCCGTCATCGAGCGCAACCCCGACGTCTTCGACCACCTCGCGGCGGCCGGCGGCGAACTGCTCGCCGCCTACCGCTCCGCCGTCCAGCACCAGGAACAGCGCTGGACGAGCCGTGAGCACGACCTGAAGGACGACCCGCGCGACGACCCCCACGACGACGGTGAGGGCACCGGACCGGGACAGCGCATCGACCTCGACTGA
- a CDS encoding endonuclease/exonuclease/phosphatase family protein: protein MPPLPNPGTEPDGSAVIRVLSYNIRSMRDDTDALARVITACAPDLVLIQEAPIFFRWRKKLARLAAATDLVILTGGGTAAGPAVLCTLRATVERTEDVLLPLTPGHHRRGLATAVVRFAGARLGVISCHLSLHRGERHDQAGMLLDRLAGLGVEHAVAGGDINERPDGPAFTRLSSTLRDCRAAAPWGTEHTFPSAAPDRRIDGVFATKGVDVLGCGVPLGLPGVTENDLRAATDHLPVLAALRIPAAGKVY from the coding sequence ATGCCGCCGCTCCCGAATCCCGGTACCGAGCCCGACGGTTCGGCCGTCATCAGGGTCCTGAGCTACAACATCCGCTCGATGCGCGACGACACCGACGCCCTGGCCCGAGTCATCACCGCCTGCGCCCCCGACCTGGTCCTGATCCAGGAAGCCCCGATCTTCTTCCGCTGGCGCAAGAAACTCGCCCGCCTGGCCGCGGCCACCGACCTGGTGATCCTCACCGGCGGTGGCACGGCGGCCGGCCCGGCGGTCCTGTGCACCCTGCGCGCCACCGTCGAACGCACCGAGGACGTCCTCCTCCCCCTCACCCCCGGCCACCACCGCCGCGGCCTCGCGACCGCCGTCGTCCGCTTCGCGGGTGCCCGCCTCGGTGTGATCAGCTGCCACCTCAGCCTCCACCGGGGCGAGCGTCACGACCAGGCGGGCATGCTCCTCGACCGGTTGGCCGGCCTGGGCGTGGAGCACGCCGTCGCGGGCGGCGACATCAACGAGAGGCCGGACGGCCCCGCCTTCACCCGCCTGTCCAGCACCCTGCGGGACTGCCGCGCCGCCGCCCCCTGGGGCACCGAGCACACCTTCCCCTCCGCCGCCCCCGACCGCCGTATCGACGGCGTCTTCGCGACCAAGGGCGTCGACGTCCTGGGCTGCGGAGTCCCCCTCGGCCTCCCCGGCGTCACCGAGAACGACCTGAGGGCGGCCACGGACCACCTGCCCGTCCTGGCCGCCCTCCGCATCCCGGCCGCCGGCAAGGTGTATTGA
- a CDS encoding lysophospholipid acyltransferase family protein: protein MKVAIGGPLKVTFRPWVEGLENIPAEGPAILASNHLSFSDSFFLPAVLDRKVTFIAKAEYFTTPGLKGRLTAAFFKGVGQLPVDRSGARGAGEAAIKSGIDVLERGELFGIYPEGTRSPDGRLYRGKPGGLARVALATGAPVIPVAMIDTEKIQPPGKVMPKVMRPGIRIGEPLDFSRYQGMDHDRFVLRALTDEVMYEIMKLSGQEYVDIYATAAKRQIAEAAKADREAEKAARAALAQAEKDQAKKEQEQ, encoded by the coding sequence ATGAAGGTCGCTATCGGGGGGCCGCTGAAGGTCACCTTCAGGCCCTGGGTGGAAGGCCTCGAGAACATTCCCGCCGAGGGCCCCGCGATCCTGGCGAGCAACCATCTGTCCTTCTCGGACTCGTTCTTCCTGCCCGCGGTCCTGGACCGCAAGGTCACGTTCATCGCGAAGGCCGAGTACTTCACCACGCCCGGCCTCAAGGGCAGGCTCACGGCGGCCTTCTTCAAGGGCGTCGGTCAGCTCCCGGTGGACCGCTCCGGTGCGCGTGGTGCGGGGGAGGCCGCGATCAAGAGCGGCATAGACGTGCTGGAGCGCGGTGAGCTGTTCGGGATCTACCCCGAGGGCACCCGCTCGCCCGACGGCCGCCTCTACCGCGGCAAGCCGGGCGGCCTCGCGCGCGTGGCGCTCGCCACCGGCGCGCCCGTCATCCCCGTCGCGATGATCGACACGGAGAAGATCCAGCCGCCGGGCAAGGTGATGCCCAAGGTGATGCGGCCCGGCATCCGGATCGGCGAGCCCCTGGACTTCAGCCGCTACCAGGGCATGGACCACGACCGTTTCGTGCTGCGGGCGCTGACGGACGAGGTCATGTACGAGATCATGAAGCTCTCCGGCCAGGAGTACGTCGACATCTACGCGACCGCCGCCAAGCGGCAGATCGCGGAGGCGGCCAAGGCCGACAGGGAAGCGGAGAAGGCCGCGAGGGCGGCGCTCGCGCAGGCCGAGAAGGACCAGGCCAAGAAGGAACAAGAGCAGTAG
- a CDS encoding 6-phosphofructokinase, producing the protein MRVGVLTGGGDCPGLNAVIRAVVRKGVQEYGHEFVGFRDGWRGPLEGRSVRLGIPAVRGILPRGGTVLGSSRTNPLKEEDGIRRIKDTLARMGIGALITIGGEDTLGVAAKLSGEYGVPCVGVPKTIDNDLSATDYTFGFDTAVGIATEAIDRLHTTAESHMRVLVVEVMGRHAGWIALHSGLAGGANVILIPEQPFDVEQVCAWVTSRFRASYAPIVVVAEGALPKDGDLVLKDGSLDSFGHVRLSGVGEWLAKEIERRTGKEARTTVLGHVQRGGTPSAFDRWLATRFGLHAVDAVHEGGFGTMVALRGTDIVRVPLAEATARLKTVDPALYAEVGVFFG; encoded by the coding sequence ATGCGCGTCGGAGTACTGACCGGAGGCGGTGACTGCCCCGGGCTGAACGCCGTCATCCGGGCCGTCGTCCGTAAAGGGGTCCAGGAGTACGGGCACGAGTTCGTCGGCTTCCGGGACGGCTGGCGCGGGCCTCTGGAGGGGAGGTCGGTCCGTCTCGGCATCCCGGCCGTGCGCGGCATCCTGCCCCGGGGCGGCACCGTCCTCGGCTCCTCCCGCACCAATCCGCTGAAGGAGGAGGACGGCATCCGGCGGATCAAGGACACCCTCGCCCGGATGGGGATCGGGGCCCTGATCACCATCGGCGGCGAGGACACCCTCGGCGTCGCCGCCAAGCTCTCCGGCGAGTACGGCGTCCCCTGCGTCGGCGTCCCCAAGACCATCGACAACGACCTCTCGGCCACCGACTACACCTTCGGCTTCGACACCGCCGTGGGCATCGCCACCGAGGCGATCGACCGGCTGCACACCACCGCCGAGTCCCATATGCGGGTGCTCGTGGTCGAGGTGATGGGCCGCCACGCGGGCTGGATCGCCCTGCACTCGGGCCTCGCCGGCGGCGCGAACGTCATCCTCATCCCCGAGCAGCCCTTCGACGTCGAGCAGGTGTGCGCCTGGGTGACCTCCCGTTTCCGGGCCTCGTACGCGCCGATCGTGGTCGTCGCCGAGGGGGCCCTGCCCAAGGACGGCGACCTGGTCCTCAAGGACGGCTCGCTGGACTCCTTCGGACACGTCCGGCTCTCCGGCGTCGGCGAGTGGCTCGCGAAGGAGATCGAGCGGCGCACCGGCAAGGAGGCCCGCACCACCGTCCTCGGGCACGTCCAGCGCGGCGGCACCCCCAGCGCCTTCGACCGCTGGCTCGCCACCCGCTTCGGGCTGCACGCCGTCGACGCCGTCCACGAGGGCGGCTTCGGCACGATGGTCGCCCTGCGCGGCACGGACATCGTCCGCGTACCGCTCGCGGAGGCGACGGCCCGGCTGAAGACCGTCGATCCGGCGCTGTACGCGGAGGTGGGCGTGTTCTTCGGCTAG
- a CDS encoding response regulator, translated as MSIKVMVVDDHPMWRDAVARDLAESGFDVVATAGDGEQAVRRARAAVPDVLVLDLNLPAKPGVQVCKEVVAANPALRVLVLSASGEHADVLEAVKSGATGYLLKSASTEELLDAVRRTAVGDPVFTPGLAGLVLGEYRRLASDPGPASGPDEPDAPRLTDRETEVLRLVAKGLSYKQIAERLVISHRTVQNHVQNTLGKLQLHNRVELVRYAIERGLDDE; from the coding sequence ATGAGCATCAAGGTCATGGTGGTCGACGACCATCCGATGTGGCGCGACGCGGTCGCCCGCGATCTGGCCGAGTCCGGCTTCGACGTGGTCGCGACCGCGGGCGACGGCGAGCAGGCGGTGCGCCGCGCCCGGGCCGCCGTACCGGATGTGCTCGTCCTCGATCTGAACCTGCCGGCCAAGCCCGGTGTGCAGGTGTGCAAGGAGGTCGTCGCCGCGAACCCGGCGCTGCGGGTCCTGGTGCTCTCGGCGAGCGGTGAGCACGCCGACGTCCTGGAGGCGGTGAAGTCCGGGGCGACCGGCTATCTGCTGAAGTCGGCGTCCACGGAGGAACTGCTGGACGCGGTGCGCCGCACCGCCGTCGGCGACCCGGTGTTCACGCCCGGACTCGCCGGACTGGTCCTCGGCGAGTACCGCCGGCTGGCCTCCGACCCCGGGCCGGCCTCGGGTCCCGACGAGCCGGACGCGCCGCGGCTGACCGACCGGGAGACCGAGGTGCTGCGGCTGGTCGCCAAGGGGCTGAGCTACAAGCAGATCGCCGAGCGCCTCGTCATCTCCCACCGCACGGTCCAGAACCACGTCCAGAACACCCTCGGCAAGCTCCAGCTGCACAACCGGGTGGAGCTCGTCCGGTACGCGATCGAGCGGGGTCTCGACGACGAGTGA
- the macS gene encoding MacS family sensor histidine kinase, with protein sequence MARRERVMRMSVELPLWRALSGYRVLTMLYAVGLFATAYDDYDRPGVAVAYFAVLFVWTLATLPRVQNAAACTKRFLTVDIAVALTGIVLTPFVVSDQHIQDGGPTLPSIWTAGSVLAFAIKGGWRWAAFASTPVAVANLIERGHPARDTVHNVILVWVASIAIGYVVEVARASERTLARALEIEAATRERERLARDIHDSVLQVLAMVQRRGAVIGGEAAELGRMAGEQEVALRTLVSGGLVPVSRVSEDLAEGAVVRLVEDPEGPEESDGPVDLRALLAPYAAARVSLAEPGAPVPLEPAAARELAAAVGAALDNVRRHAGEEARAWILVEDEPDEVIVTVRDDGPGIPEGRLAQAEGEGRLGVAQSIRGRLRDLGGRAELISTPGQGTEVELTVPKAVAGKDSRR encoded by the coding sequence ATGGCCAGGCGCGAGAGAGTCATGAGGATGTCGGTCGAGCTGCCGCTGTGGCGCGCGCTCTCCGGCTACCGGGTCCTGACGATGCTGTACGCGGTCGGCCTGTTCGCCACCGCCTACGACGACTACGACCGTCCCGGTGTCGCCGTCGCCTACTTCGCCGTCCTGTTCGTGTGGACGCTCGCGACCCTGCCCCGGGTGCAGAACGCGGCGGCCTGCACCAAGCGCTTCCTCACCGTCGATATCGCGGTCGCGCTCACCGGCATCGTGCTGACCCCGTTCGTCGTCAGCGACCAGCACATCCAGGACGGCGGGCCCACCCTGCCGTCGATCTGGACGGCCGGCTCGGTCCTCGCCTTCGCCATCAAGGGCGGCTGGCGCTGGGCCGCGTTCGCCTCCACACCGGTCGCCGTCGCCAACCTGATCGAGCGCGGTCACCCGGCCCGCGACACCGTCCACAACGTGATCCTCGTCTGGGTCGCCTCGATCGCCATCGGCTACGTCGTCGAGGTCGCCCGCGCCTCCGAGCGCACCCTGGCCCGCGCCCTGGAGATCGAGGCCGCGACCCGGGAACGGGAGCGGCTCGCCCGGGACATCCACGACAGCGTGCTCCAGGTGCTGGCCATGGTGCAGCGGCGCGGCGCGGTCATCGGCGGCGAGGCGGCCGAGCTCGGTCGGATGGCCGGCGAGCAGGAGGTCGCGCTGCGCACCCTGGTCTCCGGCGGGCTCGTCCCGGTCTCCCGGGTGTCGGAGGACCTGGCCGAGGGGGCCGTCGTCCGCCTGGTCGAGGATCCCGAGGGGCCCGAGGAGAGCGACGGCCCGGTCGATCTGCGCGCCCTGCTCGCGCCGTACGCCGCCGCCCGGGTCAGCCTCGCCGAGCCGGGGGCGCCGGTGCCGCTGGAGCCGGCCGCCGCCCGGGAGCTGGCCGCCGCGGTGGGCGCCGCCCTCGACAACGTACGCCGGCACGCGGGCGAGGAGGCCCGCGCCTGGATCCTCGTCGAGGACGAGCCCGACGAGGTGATCGTCACCGTCCGGGACGACGGGCCCGGCATCCCCGAGGGGCGGCTCGCGCAGGCCGAGGGCGAGGGGCGGCTCGGGGTCGCCCAGTCGATCCGGGGCCGGCTGCGCGATCTCGGCGGGCGCGCCGAGCTGATCTCGACGCCCGGACAGGGCACCGAAGTGGAGTTGACCGTGCCGAAGGCCGTGGCGGGGAAGGACAGCAGGCGATGA